One window from the genome of Mauremys mutica isolate MM-2020 ecotype Southern chromosome 4, ASM2049712v1, whole genome shotgun sequence encodes:
- the BCL2L15 gene encoding bcl-2-like protein 15 isoform X2, producing MKGPRTFEEQTECIVEALLSDFLGEDEGFAYRSLETDSFASSNAGCTPFPCSLSAVSEREPSAGAEASSTFDSVIIASRLRRLGDQYNEDLEQPAQRIIAEVAKGKVEEFGVMVDSLSKSWSSLNPELGYERAFLAVSVKLLAYLSRKVPAVARRIQLVELINGNREVRGYIETRGGWENFEN from the exons ATGAAGGGTCCTAGGACTTTTGAGGAGCAAACAGAGTGCATTGTGGAGGCACTTCTCTCTGACTTCCTAGGGGAAGACGAAGGTTTTGCTTACCGCAGTCTGGAGACAGACTCTTTTGCTTCGTCAAACGCAG GTTGTACCccctttccctgctctctctctgccgtCTCAGAACGTGAGCCCTCTGCAGGAGCAGAAGCTTCAAGTACCTTTGATTCGGTTATTATTGCCAGTCGTCTGCGGAGACTAGGAGACCAATATAACGAGGATCTGGAGCAGCCTGCCCAGCGCATCATTGCTGAGGTGGCTAAGGGAAAG GTGGAAGAAtttggagtcatggtggattctctcaGCAAGAGTTGGAGCAGCCTGAATCCTGAGCTGGGCTACGAGAGAGCTTTTCTGGCAGTGTCTGTGAAATTGTTAGCATACCTTTCCCGGAAAGTTCCAGCTGTGGCCCGTCGAATCCAGCTTGTGGAGCTGATTAATGGGAACCGTGAAGTGAGAGGATACATTGAGACCCGTGGTGGCTGG GAGAACTTTGAAAACTGA
- the BCL2L15 gene encoding bcl-2-like protein 15 isoform X1, protein MKGPRTFEEQTECIVEALLSDFLGEDEGFAYRSLETDSFASSNAGCTPFPCSLSAVSEREPSAGAEASSTFDSVIIASRLRRLGDQYNEDLEQPAQRIIAEVAKGKVEEFGVMVDSLSKSWSSLNPELGYERAFLAVSVKLLAYLSRKVPAVARRIQLVELINGNREVRGYIETRGGWVSAQESPKFFCWHLWLCSFATLRWLQCDPVF, encoded by the exons ATGAAGGGTCCTAGGACTTTTGAGGAGCAAACAGAGTGCATTGTGGAGGCACTTCTCTCTGACTTCCTAGGGGAAGACGAAGGTTTTGCTTACCGCAGTCTGGAGACAGACTCTTTTGCTTCGTCAAACGCAG GTTGTACCccctttccctgctctctctctgccgtCTCAGAACGTGAGCCCTCTGCAGGAGCAGAAGCTTCAAGTACCTTTGATTCGGTTATTATTGCCAGTCGTCTGCGGAGACTAGGAGACCAATATAACGAGGATCTGGAGCAGCCTGCCCAGCGCATCATTGCTGAGGTGGCTAAGGGAAAG GTGGAAGAAtttggagtcatggtggattctctcaGCAAGAGTTGGAGCAGCCTGAATCCTGAGCTGGGCTACGAGAGAGCTTTTCTGGCAGTGTCTGTGAAATTGTTAGCATACCTTTCCCGGAAAGTTCCAGCTGTGGCCCGTCGAATCCAGCTTGTGGAGCTGATTAATGGGAACCGTGAAGTGAGAGGATACATTGAGACCCGTGGTGGCTGGGTGAGTGCTCAAGAATCACCGAAATTCTTCTGTTGGCACTTGTGGCTCTGTTCCTTTGCTACTCTGCGCTGGCTACAGTGTGACCCAGTGTTCTGA